Genomic DNA from Triticum dicoccoides isolate Atlit2015 ecotype Zavitan chromosome 4B, WEW_v2.0, whole genome shotgun sequence:
ttgattgatattgatgatatgggtagtacaagagtgaatctaccacaagatcaaggaggctaaaccctagaagctagcctatggtatgattgttgtaatggttgttgtcctacggactaaaaccctccggtttatatagacaacggagagggctagggttacacagagtcggttacaacgataggagatctacatatccgtatcgccaagcttgccttccacgccaaggaaagtcccatccggacacgggacgaagtcttcaatcttgtatcttcatagtcttggagtccggctgacgatgatagtccggctgtccgtacaccccctagtccaggactccctcagtatctatcctcagtggaccactattgttaAGACAATACCCGACCCTGTTTgagagaaaaggaaaagatttgcccaagaacaaagagtgctagaaaggatgtcgagcgtgcctttggtgttttgcaatctcgatggggcatcgttcggtatcctgctaatacttggagcacgcagaaactatgggaggtgatgactgcttgtgtgatcatgcacaatatgatcgtagaagacgagcgcccggaacgtctgtacgatcaaggctttcagtttcagggtgagaatgttgtgcctgagcatggagtagcggcaacatttgagcagttcactcagtttcatgaagacatgcgtgattgggaaactcacgtgcaactgcaaaatgatttggttgagcatatgtggactcatgttggcaaccaatagatgtatctactTTTATTCGTTCGtaaaactatgtgaaacatttttatttttatttggcctgtAAACTATACTATTTATTTGGACGGACTATTTTGTTTGTTTTAAATTTTCATTTCACAATATGTTGAATGCAATGCAAAATTGGGCTGTCAGGCGGCCACGCCTGCacatatgggtcggcgcgttgggcgcgcTGCCGACCCATATGAAAAATAGGGCGGACACCGGGCGggtggccgacccaaacggacaaaaagcggacaaaatcgccgtccgtttgggtcggcccgttggagttgctcttattccgctccaagtagttcttcatttaggaattttctCACcagcagcaaattcctcagtgaagaactcaaaaaaatcgcctattcaccccccccccccttctagtcgatataacgcacttccaTACAAAGAGATGGACCTCGGGAAGAAAACATCACCTCATTTGGAGGTTTCAGAAAAGAAGACGACCGACATTACGACCGCACTTGCTTGTACTGCCGGTCGTACCATTTACTGCCGCCTTCTCCTAGTCGACTACTTCCACCCTCGAGCAATTGAATTTGTCATACAACAAACAGAGAGACTCGACCACATGAACTAGTGCCAAAAACCTCGCGGCTAGTGTATAATGAGCTAATATCATCTCCTACTCCTTCCATTccgaaatagatgacccaactttgtactaactttatactaaaagttagtataaagttgggtcatttattttggaacaaagggagtacttgcaaagtaaaaaagtaaaaataTCACAGGGACTTGCAAGGGTACATTAATTGTCATGTCTTGTCGCTTTTCCTTTTGGTCTATTGGTCGTAATGCGTGCATCGTCTGGTGCAAAGGTGACGAGAGTTTGCTCTGCATTTTGTAACCTGGTAGGTCTTTCGCTAGAGGCCTAGAACAAAATCTTGGAAGTTGGAAATCGGAGCCCCTTCTTGGGACAGAACGTAGCACATCATCAACTTTTCCCTTTCTAGCTAGTAGGATCCCACCTACCGCACCAGGAAAGCGCAGAGTGGCAAATCTAGCATCAAGCAACCATTGTACTAGAACGGATCCAGCACTCACAATATAAAACGATAAAAAAAAGCAAAATTAGATTCCATTATCCAAAGAAAGTGGCCAATTAGCCATGTACAGAGCACGAGAATCCTGCATAATTAGGCAGGGGTAATGCACGAGAAGATGCTAGTAATTTGCATTAAGGAAAGCTCTCATTCCTAGGCTAGCTGTCATATTTGACTTGAGCAGAAGGCAGAAGGTGGGATTCTTCTTGGAGGGCAGCGCAAACCCAAAAGGGGATAGATTCTTGAAGGCTTCCATGAAGCTAAAGCAATCCCATCTGGAAGGCTCCAATACAAAGTGCTCTTTGCCTGCCTCCAAGACAACAGTTTCCTTGCCCCTCCTCTGTCCATCTCCCCCTCTCTCATCCTCACCACCTCCAAATACAAGCAAGCCATAGTTAAATAAATGCAAGGCTTGGTGCCCCTTGGCCTTGGAGCTGCTTCTTCTCTACAAATACATTGCGCGGCATGGACGGCAACTTGAAAGCGCTGAGGTAAAGAACTGCGGCATCTAGAGCCGGGCTTGCTAAAAGCTTGGTTGATTAACTGTGAGCTTCTTCTCCATGCTTAAGTTTGATTTCATCTCGGAGCGATGAGTTTTATGTTTTTCTGCTTCCAAAAAAATCCTTtatgttcttcttcttgtcttcgTCTTTATGAGGGCTTCAAAGTTTTCCAagccaaaaataaataaaagttgATCCTTCCCTTTTAGTTTAGTTTACTTGTTCTTAGATCATCCTTTTGCAGGGTTCAGTTTTCTGGAGTAAACAAGAGGGACAAAGGTGGTAGGGAAGATTCAATAATACTGCCACAAGAAAACTCAGCTCTTGGAAGAGGTATGTGATCAAGAATTGCTCTTTCAGTTTACAAACATAGTACAACTGCAAAAATCATTATTGTTATTTTGTTCAGTAAAAGTAGATTTCAGTTAGATTCCTGTCCCGTCACACTATGATCAAATCAGTTAATCCACACTGTAAAACATATACTATGGAACCGTCAGATATTCAGATGCTATGAGCAAGGAAACTACTCTTCAAACAGATCATGTCAGAAACCAGCTATAGGTTTTTCCTAATTGTCTTCATGCCGAACTGAATTTTTGTTAGAAGAAACAAATCCATCATATGATGAACCAAACAAACCAAAAAAAGGTACAAAGAACCTGACTGGCATTGCCACCTTCCAGCACAAATGGATAGCGGCGACGAATACAACGCTATATTCGCAGCCACAATTGCCGCGGCGGCATACGCAATCGCAGCAGAAGAAGAGAAGCAGAAGGCCAGCCCCATTCAGCCGCCAACCAAGAGAGGTGAAAGCATGAGAAAGCCTACAGGAGGCAGCAAGATCTCAAGATGGTTCAGTGCCAAAGAGCGTGCAGAAGATGCTGACGAGGGACCTGGTACTCTTACCTATTGCCCATTAACACAATCCCTTGTCACTTCTACTCTACTAATAAAACCTCTTATAACAATGTTGCGTCGCATCATCGTTTCAGCCAATGTATCGGTAAGGAGGCCGCTGAAACCAGAACAAAGGAAGCCCGGAGGCGCGGGTTCAGACCAGAAGGTGCCATTGCCACCTCCACCAAAGATGCATGATTCTTCTGTGGGTGCAAAAAAGGCTCCGGGTTCCTCCAGAAAATCACCAGACAAGAAAGGAAGCAAGAGGTTTGAGCAGGAGCAGGCAGTTCAGAGGGTGCCATCCGCTGTCAGGCCAGCAACATCGTATCAGTCTAGGCGGAACGACGATGGCGCAGCTGGAGTAACCGCTATTGCCGGCACACAGACCAAGGCTGATGCATGGGAGAAGGAAAGGCTTGCTAGAGTCAGGGAGGAGTGAGTATAAATATTTTAGTTTTTGCTGATTATTTGATGCGGCTACAGCTAACATAACCGCCGAATTTAGGTATGAAAAGATGATGGAGACCATAGCCGAGTGGGAGACTGAGAAGAAGGTGAAGGCCAAGCGCCAAAAAGAACAGAAAGAGGTTTTTGTTGATTCGAAAGCATAATTTGATAGAGAAGAGCAGCATGTTTCTCTTTCTTTTTAGAAGAATAGGGCACTGTGTTTTTCATTGTTATGATTAATTATTTTATTTGCGAGGGGAGATGGGGTACAAAACCTTATGTGCAAAACCAAATCATTATCATGATTCATGATGCAATTAGTTACTAAATGATGGGGCTGAAGGAACTGAGAATTTGCTAAATTGCAGGTTGCGTTGGACAGAAAGAGAGCGAAACAACTGGCAGAGTACAATCAGGAAATGACAAGGATCAACAAAATTGCTGGAGGAGCAAGGTCAATGGCTGGGGAAAGGAAATACGAGGATGAGAAAAAGATCAGAGAGAAGGCCAAGAAGATACGTTCAACAGGGAAGTCTCCCCGTGGATGCTGCTTTTGAGACATTGCCATTCAACAAAATTTGAAACGAGATGAACGGCGCGGCTTGAATGCGATAAAAGTCTCACGACAGCCATGTATTGTATTATAAAACGTATTTGGTTTGATGAGTGATAAGAGTGTAGAGTTACATCCAACATGCAATTGCATTGCATCAGGATCAATATAAAAAAGTTTGAAGGGTGTGGATGATGAAAAGTACCAAGGAATTATCTGTgcatacatcttcaagatgaagcagGGACTGTATGAAAataggcattgcaacagagcacgttTAGGAGCTCCCCTGCATCAGCTCTAGGCCTATAACATACAAATACACCCACCAGGATAGCAAATTCAAACCCAAGATTAAGAGCAGCATGCTTGTAACAAATTTCAAACCAACACTTGTATTATAGAACTTCACAAATCCAAGCCAACAAAAGCACACTTTGTTTTGTTTTCTTGGTGTCTCAATCGATGTACATTGAAATATAATTGAAAACACTATCTGCATGAAGCCCCTTGGCTATGCACTGTAATAATCCAAACCTTTGGGCAAATGTTACTTCTCGCTAAaagagatgcaacacacaagctatACAAAAATACTCTTCACTCAATCCAGTTTCGGAGGAAAAAGAAGATTCCAGAACATTaatgagaaaatttggtgattccGTAAGATGTGCATAATCTACAATGGCTCATCCCGTGGCTTTTCATCttcattttttttttgactgtgaagacagtaggaaaggctcctactgcataTATATTACTAAAACCTCAGGGGGTACAATTACATGTGTGATTTACATACATGGGTGG
This window encodes:
- the LOC119291246 gene encoding remorin-like isoform X2, translating into MDGNLKALRVQFSGVNKRDKGGREDSIILPQENSALGRAQMDSGDEYNAIFAATIAAAAYAIAAEEEKQKASPIQPPTKRGESMRKPTGGSKISRWFSAKERAEDADEGPANVSVRRPLKPEQRKPGGAGSDQKVPLPPPPKMHDSSVGAKKAPGSSRKSPDKKGSKRFEQEQAVQRVPSAVRPATSYQSRRNDDGAAGVTAIAGTQTKADAWEKERLARVREEYEKMMETIAEWETEKKVALDRKRAKQLAEYNQEMTRINKIAGGARSMAGERKYEDEKKIREKAKKIRSTGKSPRGCCF
- the LOC119291246 gene encoding remorin 1.4-like isoform X1; translation: MDGNLKALRVQFSGVNKRDKGGREDSIILPQENSALGRAQMDSGDEYNAIFAATIAAAAYAIAAEEEKQKASPIQPPTKRGESMRKPTGGSKISRWFSAKERAEDADEGPANVSVRRPLKPEQRKPGGAGSDQKVPLPPPPKMHDSSVGAKKAPGSSRKSPDKKGSKRFEQEQAVQRVPSAVRPATSYQSRRNDDGAAGVTAIAGTQTKADAWEKERLARVREEYEKMMETIAEWETEKKVKAKRQKEQKEVALDRKRAKQLAEYNQEMTRINKIAGGARSMAGERKYEDEKKIREKAKKIRSTGKSPRGCCF
- the LOC119291246 gene encoding remorin 1.4-like isoform X3 gives rise to the protein MDSGDEYNAIFAATIAAAAYAIAAEEEKQKASPIQPPTKRGESMRKPTGGSKISRWFSAKERAEDADEGPANVSVRRPLKPEQRKPGGAGSDQKVPLPPPPKMHDSSVGAKKAPGSSRKSPDKKGSKRFEQEQAVQRVPSAVRPATSYQSRRNDDGAAGVTAIAGTQTKADAWEKERLARVREEYEKMMETIAEWETEKKVKAKRQKEQKEVALDRKRAKQLAEYNQEMTRINKIAGGARSMAGERKYEDEKKIREKAKKIRSTGKSPRGCCF